Proteins encoded within one genomic window of Rhodoflexus caldus:
- a CDS encoding tetratricopeptide repeat protein translates to MDNALVRNFCLIICFISLAITASAQTDLTIWQKQAAEARKLLYSQPREALKTAQQYLQIATAERNEWAYTDAHYLMGQCYLSLGEYSQAFQLLQKGLNYLDAKNTLPDSLLTLKADMLQAVGSIYRMWGMWPEAMEAYAASIAIDRALQNKYGIARTLNNMGVLFEKMGDTLQSITHYRQALAQAEQIDNKQLQAAALGNIAIYYKNQKNYTLAIKNQLKSLALKKQINDLRGVANSLGNIGIIYADQKAFKEAIHYLHQTRAIAERVGDVSILATSWGNLGAYHMEIGNIDSSDYYLQKAFAMATENNLTSLTKSITDDLCNLYVKKQDFKQALRYKMMSDSLNQLLFNSEKQRLTEQAKSRYDLQQQQAEIERLQWNARLQAMDNERQAKIIRLLGQEAQLKEMVAEKKQLELSLLSSQKKLLEKEQESTTQQLKKQAAELELQKIKNAENQLKISLQTQQIAYNRLLIIAGIFIFLFAGTAVYLVIRRIRQRLHNNQRRHMQTIDEIAHINSHQMRAPIATLLGLMNLIKMDMNQGIYNPYLIDLLDKTVQKMDETVRQVSDRTNQISEEEKKQNHLKL, encoded by the coding sequence ATGGACAATGCGCTTGTACGGAATTTCTGTCTTATCATTTGCTTTATCTCGCTGGCTATAACTGCAAGTGCGCAGACAGACCTGACTATTTGGCAAAAACAAGCAGCAGAAGCCCGCAAGTTGCTGTATTCTCAACCGCGAGAAGCGCTCAAAACAGCACAACAATATTTACAAATTGCAACTGCCGAGCGCAACGAGTGGGCTTATACCGATGCGCACTATCTGATGGGGCAATGTTACCTCTCTTTGGGAGAATATTCACAGGCTTTTCAATTGCTGCAAAAAGGCCTTAACTATCTGGATGCTAAAAATACACTACCGGACAGCCTTTTAACATTGAAGGCAGATATGCTGCAAGCCGTAGGTTCTATTTATCGCATGTGGGGTATGTGGCCGGAGGCAATGGAAGCCTATGCCGCCTCTATCGCCATAGACAGAGCCTTGCAAAACAAATACGGCATTGCCCGCACGCTGAACAATATGGGTGTTTTGTTCGAGAAAATGGGCGACACCCTGCAATCCATTACACATTACAGGCAGGCGCTCGCACAAGCCGAGCAAATTGATAACAAACAATTGCAGGCAGCAGCCCTTGGCAATATTGCTATTTATTACAAAAACCAAAAAAATTACACATTAGCCATTAAGAATCAGTTAAAATCATTGGCTTTGAAAAAACAAATAAATGACTTGCGCGGAGTTGCCAACAGTTTGGGCAATATCGGAATTATCTACGCCGACCAAAAAGCATTTAAAGAAGCGATTCATTACTTGCATCAAACACGGGCAATTGCCGAACGAGTAGGTGATGTATCCATTTTAGCTACTTCTTGGGGCAATTTAGGCGCTTATCATATGGAAATCGGCAATATTGACAGCTCCGATTATTATCTGCAAAAAGCATTTGCCATGGCTACCGAAAATAATCTGACAAGTCTGACTAAATCTATTACAGACGACCTATGCAATCTATATGTCAAAAAACAAGATTTTAAACAGGCATTGCGATATAAGATGATGAGCGATTCACTCAATCAACTACTGTTTAACAGCGAAAAACAGCGGCTTACCGAACAGGCAAAATCGCGATACGACTTGCAGCAACAACAGGCTGAAATAGAACGATTGCAATGGAATGCTCGGTTACAGGCCATGGACAACGAGCGGCAGGCAAAAATCATCCGTTTGCTCGGGCAAGAAGCCCAATTAAAGGAAATGGTTGCCGAAAAAAAGCAGTTGGAACTGTCGTTGCTTAGTTCACAAAAGAAACTATTGGAAAAAGAGCAGGAAAGCACAACACAGCAACTCAAAAAACAGGCTGCCGAGTTGGAACTTCAAAAAATAAAAAATGCTGAAAATCAACTAAAAATCAGCTTACAAACACAGCAAATTGCCTACAATAGGCTTTTAATTATTGCCGGAATATTTATATTTTTGTTTGCTGGAACGGCAGTTTATCTGGTCATCAGGCGTATCAGGCAGCGCTTGCACAACAACCAGCGCAGGCACATGCAAACCATTGATGAAATTGCTCATATCAACTCCCATCAAATGCGCGCCCCGATTGCAACCTTGCTGGGGCTGATGAATCTCATCAAAATGGATATGAATCAGGGCATTTACAACCCCTACCTAATTGACTTATTGGATAAAACAGTTCAAAAAATGGATGAAACTGTACGACAGGTATCGGACAGAACCAACCAAATAAGTGAAGAAGAAAAAAAACAAAACCACCTAAAACTGTGA
- a CDS encoding 3'-5' exonuclease, with translation MNLKLRNPLAFFDLETTGTNITTDRIVEIAVVKVMPNGEQLTKETRINPTIPIPYEVSLIHGIYDEDVQDKPTFKQIAKELANFLEGADLAGFNVLKFDLPMLAEEFLRAGVEFDPSTRKVVDVQRIFHLMEPRTLSAAYKFYCQKELVNAHSALADTIATFEVLDAQVEYYKEVAVNGKDGVPFYPVQNDIQALHNLTASNMVDFAGRIVLDNKGVPIFNFGKHKGVPVLEVLKKEPTYYDWMMNGDFPLNTKQKLTQIRLSQFNQK, from the coding sequence ATGAATCTGAAACTGCGTAACCCGCTTGCTTTTTTTGACTTAGAAACCACAGGCACGAATATCACAACCGACCGCATCGTAGAAATTGCGGTTGTGAAAGTAATGCCCAATGGCGAGCAATTGACCAAAGAAACCCGCATCAACCCGACCATCCCCATTCCTTACGAGGTAAGTCTGATTCATGGCATTTACGATGAAGATGTGCAGGATAAGCCTACTTTTAAGCAAATAGCTAAAGAACTTGCCAATTTTTTGGAAGGTGCCGATTTGGCGGGGTTTAACGTGCTGAAATTTGATTTGCCTATGTTGGCCGAAGAATTTCTCAGAGCCGGTGTAGAATTTGATCCAAGTACCCGAAAAGTGGTAGATGTACAGCGCATTTTCCATCTGATGGAGCCGCGCACGCTTTCGGCTGCCTATAAATTTTACTGCCAGAAGGAGTTGGTAAATGCGCACAGTGCCCTTGCCGATACTATTGCTACTTTTGAGGTGCTCGATGCACAGGTAGAGTACTACAAGGAAGTGGCCGTTAATGGCAAAGACGGTGTCCCGTTCTATCCCGTGCAAAACGACATACAGGCGCTGCATAATCTGACTGCTTCCAACATGGTGGATTTTGCAGGGCGGATTGTGCTGGACAATAAAGGTGTGCCGATATTTAACTTTGGCAAACACAAAGGCGTGCCGGTTTTAGAGGTGCTCAAAAAAGAACCTACTTACTACGACTGGATGATGAACGGAGATTTTCCGCTCAATACCAAGCAAAAACTGACGCAAATCCGATTGAGCCAGTTTAATCAAAAATAA
- a CDS encoding o-succinylbenzoate synthase, with the protein MLTLRHQYHLLKFKFEAGTSRGVLTERPVWFVFLTDTRTNLCGIGEVAPLAGLSVDFFPDYEQKIALLEKSLHQVQFRDARDITQEWIDQQTENLPALRFALETAVLDLQNGGKRMIADNPFYHGAMSIPINGLIWMGNEAFMLQQVEDKLAAGFSCLKMKIGAIDFAAELNILAGIRKRFSPDEITLRVDANGAFTPAEAPLKLAALADFHIHSIEQPIRQGQWDAMAQLCRVSPVPVALDEELIGIHSRDEKKRLLETLRPPYIILKPGLLGGLAASAEWIELAEQMGIGWWITSALESNIGLNAICQFTASYQPAIPQGLGTGQLYHNNIDSPLVVANGHISYTGEGKWGM; encoded by the coding sequence GTGCTGACGCTGCGCCACCAATATCATCTGCTGAAATTCAAGTTTGAGGCCGGCACATCGCGCGGTGTGCTGACCGAACGGCCTGTTTGGTTTGTTTTTTTAACAGATACCCGAACAAACTTGTGCGGTATCGGTGAAGTAGCTCCGCTGGCAGGCCTGAGCGTTGATTTTTTCCCCGATTACGAACAAAAAATTGCATTGCTGGAAAAAAGTTTGCACCAAGTGCAATTTCGGGATGCCCGCGATATTACCCAAGAATGGATTGACCAACAGACAGAAAATCTGCCTGCACTTCGGTTTGCTCTCGAAACAGCCGTGCTGGATTTGCAAAACGGCGGTAAGCGGATGATTGCCGACAATCCATTTTATCATGGTGCCATGTCCATCCCGATTAACGGGCTTATTTGGATGGGCAATGAGGCATTTATGTTGCAACAGGTGGAAGATAAGTTGGCAGCGGGTTTTTCCTGTCTGAAAATGAAAATAGGCGCGATAGATTTTGCTGCTGAGTTGAATATTTTGGCAGGTATCCGCAAAAGATTTTCACCCGATGAAATCACCCTCAGGGTAGATGCCAACGGTGCTTTTACGCCTGCGGAAGCACCGTTGAAATTGGCTGCACTTGCCGATTTTCATATCCACTCCATCGAGCAACCCATCAGGCAGGGGCAATGGGATGCCATGGCACAACTGTGCCGCGTTTCACCTGTGCCTGTGGCATTAGATGAAGAACTCATCGGTATTCATTCAAGGGATGAGAAAAAGCGGTTGCTGGAAACACTCCGCCCACCGTATATCATCCTGAAACCCGGCCTGTTGGGCGGTTTGGCGGCCTCTGCCGAGTGGATTGAACTTGCCGAGCAAATGGGTATCGGCTGGTGGATTACCTCTGCGCTGGAATCCAATATCGGGCTGAATGCCATCTGTCAGTTTACGGCTTCCTACCAGCCTGCCATACCGCAAGGTTTGGGTACAGGGCAATTATACCACAATAATATAGATTCGCCGCTGGTGGTAGCCAACGGGCACATCAGCTACACTGGCGAAGGAAAATGGGGCATGTAG
- the hisH gene encoding imidazole glycerol phosphate synthase subunit HisH, with product MNIAIVKYNAGNTQSVIYALNRLGIEPIVSDEAEVLQRADKVIFPGVGEASTAMNYLRARGLDTIIKNLQQPVLGICVGLQLLCRYSEENNTECMGIFDVAVRRFQPSEEQKATVKVPQIGWNNLFDMHSPLFAGISEQDAYVYFVHSYYAELSPYTIAKSNYCLDFSAALHKDNFYAVQFHTEKSGAVGAKILDNFLRL from the coding sequence ATGAACATTGCCATTGTCAAGTACAATGCCGGAAACACACAGTCTGTCATTTATGCGCTCAACCGCTTGGGCATAGAACCGATTGTCAGCGATGAAGCGGAAGTGCTGCAACGGGCAGATAAAGTTATTTTCCCGGGTGTGGGCGAGGCAAGTACTGCAATGAACTACCTCAGGGCACGCGGCTTGGATACCATCATTAAGAATCTGCAACAACCTGTGTTGGGTATTTGCGTAGGGCTGCAACTGCTCTGCCGCTATTCAGAGGAAAATAACACGGAATGCATGGGCATTTTTGATGTGGCAGTACGCCGTTTTCAGCCTTCCGAAGAACAAAAAGCAACTGTGAAAGTGCCGCAAATCGGGTGGAACAATTTGTTTGACATGCATTCGCCGTTGTTTGCGGGCATCTCGGAACAAGACGCTTATGTCTATTTCGTGCACAGCTACTATGCCGAACTTTCGCCTTATACCATTGCCAAAAGCAATTATTGCTTGGACTTTTCGGCAGCGCTGCACAAGGATAACTTCTATGCCGTACAGTTCCACACCGAAAAAAGCGGTGCAGTAGGCGCTAAAATTTTGGACAATTTTTTGCGATTATAG
- a CDS encoding DUF72 domain-containing protein, with the protein MDFGKLDDISGVDFTLPLDSTDWAALPDCRQNTPQFYIGCPVWACKEWVGALYPTNAREKDYLRHYSRQFNTIELNTTHYRIPDDATIRRWSAESPAGFRFCPKIPQEISHQLMLQNAESLTAMFCEQVVGLGERLGICFLQLPPYFAPEHLPVLTLYLQKFPSDVPLSVEFRHPAWFKGNSGKRHFDEAAKVLEELGVSTVICDVAGRRDVLHQRLTTRTAVIRFVGNSLHPTDYTRIDEWISRLQNWLEKGMEAVYFFVHEPDNVLSPQLADYLIDNLNKRLGLTLKRPQFAAKAEQMNLF; encoded by the coding sequence ATGGACTTCGGCAAATTAGACGATATTTCGGGGGTAGATTTCACCCTGCCCCTTGACTCTACCGACTGGGCTGCCTTGCCCGACTGCCGCCAAAATACGCCACAGTTTTATATCGGTTGTCCGGTATGGGCTTGCAAAGAGTGGGTAGGAGCACTTTATCCGACCAATGCCCGTGAAAAAGACTACTTGCGGCATTATAGCCGACAATTTAACACCATAGAACTCAATACTACGCATTATCGCATCCCTGACGATGCCACCATCCGCCGATGGAGTGCCGAATCGCCCGCTGGGTTTCGCTTTTGTCCCAAAATCCCGCAGGAAATCAGCCATCAGTTGATGCTGCAAAATGCCGAATCGCTTACGGCTATGTTCTGCGAACAAGTGGTTGGGCTTGGCGAGCGTCTGGGTATTTGTTTTCTGCAACTTCCCCCCTACTTCGCACCTGAGCATTTGCCTGTTCTGACGCTGTATCTGCAAAAATTTCCGTCGGATGTTCCGCTTTCAGTGGAGTTTCGCCACCCTGCATGGTTTAAGGGAAATTCGGGCAAACGGCACTTTGACGAAGCCGCAAAAGTATTGGAGGAACTTGGCGTAAGTACCGTCATCTGTGATGTAGCAGGTAGGCGCGATGTATTGCACCAACGGCTGACAACGCGCACGGCAGTTATTCGCTTCGTAGGCAACAGCCTGCACCCTACCGACTACACACGCATTGACGAATGGATAAGCCGCCTGCAAAACTGGTTGGAGAAAGGCATGGAGGCTGTCTATTTTTTTGTACACGAACCCGACAACGTGCTATCACCACAATTGGCTGATTATCTGATTGATAACCTCAATAAACGCCTTGGTTTGACATTAAAACGCCCGCAATTTGCCGCAAAAGCCGAACAGATGAATTTGTTTTAA
- a CDS encoding serine hydrolase domain-containing protein, with translation MKLFIYYLLIAFTNIAAQPLFPLLKKTEDTPAERLTLISQCKKDYQVSMLHLLMDSLARLGRYNGVILVADEGRIVFKKAYGYSKVDNGKPFTVDTEMQLASVSKPFTAVATLMLIEQGALKFDDDIRTYLPELPYRGITVRHLLNHTSGLPDYLNRPKVFEKYFRKKDYLTNEDLLKILSKHHIPLEFQPGKKHHYCNTGYALLPLIIERVTARSFTDFMQENIFNKIGMTATYLYSPERHAKMLRENENRDGILGDKGVFSTVEDMFKWDRALYTDILISQKTLQAAFERGITLGEEKFNYGYGWRISETNFGEKIIYHKGFWQGATPMLIRIVDCNRTIISLHHANKVNSWYMVHSINRILNNSEVRCANY, from the coding sequence ATGAAGCTGTTTATCTACTATTTGCTGATTGCGTTCACCAATATTGCGGCACAGCCGCTGTTCCCTTTGTTAAAAAAAACAGAAGATACACCTGCTGAAAGGCTTACACTGATTTCGCAATGCAAAAAAGATTATCAGGTAAGTATGCTCCACTTGTTGATGGATAGCCTTGCTCGTTTGGGAAGATACAATGGCGTTATATTGGTAGCAGATGAAGGCCGAATCGTTTTTAAAAAGGCTTACGGCTATTCCAAAGTAGATAACGGCAAACCGTTTACCGTTGATACGGAAATGCAACTGGCTTCTGTTTCAAAGCCTTTCACGGCAGTTGCTACGCTGATGCTTATTGAACAAGGTGCTTTAAAATTTGATGATGACATCCGCACCTATCTGCCCGAACTCCCCTACCGAGGCATTACCGTGCGGCACTTGCTCAATCATACCTCCGGTTTGCCCGATTACCTGAACCGCCCGAAAGTATTTGAAAAATATTTTCGCAAAAAAGACTACCTAACCAATGAGGACTTGCTTAAAATTCTTAGCAAGCATCATATTCCCCTCGAATTTCAACCCGGTAAGAAGCATCATTATTGTAACACAGGTTACGCACTGCTGCCTTTGATTATTGAGCGCGTTACTGCTCGCTCATTCACCGATTTTATGCAGGAAAATATTTTCAATAAAATCGGGATGACTGCTACTTATTTGTACAGCCCGGAACGACATGCAAAAATGCTGCGCGAAAATGAAAACCGCGACGGTATCTTAGGCGACAAGGGGGTGTTTTCTACCGTAGAAGACATGTTCAAATGGGACAGAGCCCTTTATACAGATATACTCATCAGCCAAAAAACCCTGCAAGCAGCCTTTGAGCGCGGCATTACGCTTGGCGAAGAAAAGTTCAACTACGGCTACGGCTGGCGCATCTCAGAAACTAATTTTGGCGAAAAAATTATCTACCACAAAGGATTTTGGCAAGGTGCAACCCCTATGCTGATTCGCATTGTGGATTGCAACCGCACCATTATCTCTCTGCATCATGCCAATAAGGTGAACTCATGGTACATGGTTCACTCCATCAATCGGATTTTGAACAACAGTGAAGTACGCTGCGCAAATTATTGA
- a CDS encoding PorP/SprF family type IX secretion system membrane protein — protein sequence MKNIIGLCLFVLLGAQAVWGQDANFTQFYASPLYLNPALTGATPHFRLNTIYRNQWPQIPGAYQINQISTDYNWDYYDSGLGIMLSQDRIGAFAMSATQLNLSYAYRVRLRGGMALRMGIQGGLGVRTADFGNFVFEDQLRSGGATAETLAQPTIIYPDFSAGALLHRSNFWLGLAAYHLTRPAVGLLSGTERLNMRFSAQAGYRIDLDPSSDDKIALSPALLFQQQGSFRQLDLGANLYYDPLIVGIWYRGLPISQNARGSINQDAFAGLIGVRLKNSLTISYSYDITVSTLNRSGGAHEISLIYEPFDKRRKRGSKHIDCPIVF from the coding sequence ATGAAAAATATTATCGGGCTGTGTTTGTTTGTGCTGCTTGGGGCACAGGCTGTTTGGGGGCAGGATGCCAATTTTACACAATTCTATGCTTCGCCGTTGTACCTCAACCCTGCACTGACGGGTGCTACGCCGCATTTCAGGCTGAATACGATTTACCGCAACCAATGGCCGCAAATTCCGGGGGCGTATCAAATCAATCAGATTTCTACCGACTACAACTGGGACTACTACGACAGCGGACTTGGCATCATGCTTTCCCAAGACCGCATCGGTGCGTTTGCCATGAGTGCTACTCAACTCAATCTTTCGTATGCTTACAGGGTACGGCTGAGGGGCGGAATGGCACTGCGAATGGGCATTCAGGGTGGTTTGGGCGTACGCACGGCAGACTTTGGCAACTTTGTGTTTGAAGACCAATTGCGAAGCGGAGGAGCAACAGCCGAAACGCTTGCCCAACCAACCATTATCTATCCCGATTTTTCGGCGGGGGCTTTGCTGCATCGCTCCAATTTCTGGCTGGGGCTGGCAGCTTATCATCTGACACGTCCTGCCGTGGGGCTGCTCAGCGGAACAGAGCGACTTAACATGCGCTTTTCTGCACAAGCAGGTTACAGGATAGACTTAGACCCGAGCAGCGACGACAAAATAGCCTTGTCGCCGGCATTGCTTTTCCAGCAACAAGGCTCATTCAGGCAGTTAGACTTGGGCGCTAATCTGTACTACGACCCGTTGATTGTCGGTATCTGGTATCGCGGTTTGCCTATCAGCCAAAATGCACGGGGCAGCATTAATCAGGATGCCTTTGCAGGGCTGATAGGCGTACGGTTAAAAAACTCCCTTACTATCAGTTACAGCTACGATATAACTGTTTCAACGCTGAACCGCTCAGGGGGAGCACACGAAATTTCACTGATTTATGAACCGTTTGACAAGCGCCGCAAGCGTGGAAGCAAGCATATTGACTGCCCGATTGTGTTTTAA
- a CDS encoding SCP2 sterol-binding domain-containing protein, which translates to MHTLEQFTEDVRELVANNPHFKGTAKFILPEGNVYIHADQEPAYVDNDDAEADCSIKLSLDTAYKLMSGELNNFTAFTLGKLKVYGSMGKAAVIGQILSDVAKAKK; encoded by the coding sequence ATGCATACCTTAGAACAATTTACCGAAGACGTTCGGGAACTTGTAGCTAACAATCCGCATTTTAAAGGAACAGCAAAGTTTATACTGCCCGAAGGAAACGTTTATATTCATGCAGACCAAGAGCCGGCTTATGTGGACAACGACGATGCCGAAGCCGATTGCAGCATTAAACTCTCTTTGGATACAGCCTATAAGTTGATGTCCGGCGAGCTTAACAATTTTACGGCATTTACATTGGGTAAACTCAAAGTTTACGGAAGCATGGGCAAAGCTGCTGTTATCGGGCAGATTCTCAGTGATGTAGCCAAAGCTAAAAAATAG
- a CDS encoding NADH-quinone oxidoreductase subunit C produces MIDIQELTEAIRSVIGEANLLQQDTDAAHPCFTIVPESLLPLCEWLRKAYYFDHLNCITAVDNGEKVGTIDLIYHLTALTKGLTIVLKISTARGNPPQEMPQAPSLTPLWRTADWHEREAYDLFGVQFAGHPDLRRILLPADWQGFPLRKDYVEQEYYHGVKVKY; encoded by the coding sequence ATGATTGATATTCAGGAGCTTACAGAAGCTATTCGGTCAGTCATAGGAGAGGCAAACCTGTTGCAGCAGGATACTGATGCTGCACATCCCTGTTTTACGATAGTACCTGAAAGTCTTTTGCCGCTGTGCGAATGGTTGCGAAAGGCATATTATTTTGACCATCTGAACTGCATCACGGCAGTGGATAACGGGGAAAAAGTAGGCACGATAGACCTTATCTATCATCTGACAGCGCTTACAAAAGGCTTAACCATTGTTCTCAAAATCAGCACAGCGCGCGGCAATCCACCGCAGGAAATGCCGCAAGCACCAAGCCTGACCCCTCTTTGGCGAACTGCCGACTGGCACGAGCGCGAAGCATACGACCTGTTTGGGGTGCAGTTTGCGGGGCATCCCGACCTGCGAAGAATTTTGCTGCCTGCCGACTGGCAAGGGTTCCCCCTGCGAAAAGATTACGTAGAGCAGGAATATTATCATGGAGTTAAAGTAAAATACTGA
- a CDS encoding aminodeoxychorismate synthase component I — protein sequence MSVSYPLLSRHDAASAMNRYGTEQRPFLFIIDYHMQKCRVIPIEEVATDEILYQIGHLTNVHQLISALPNLHFDKYPLSFDEYLRKFQAVMQQIAIGNTYLLNLTCATPICSNLSLKEIFAVSRAKYKLWVSEEFVCFSPETFVQIIDNQIISCPMKGTINAATPNAEALIISDLKETAEHHTIVDLIRNDLSMVAKKVRVEKFRYVDTIHAHDKTLLQVSSRIVGDLPKDYEAHIGDLLFRLLPAGSISGAPKAKTTEIIAATEGYDRGYYTGIFGIFDGKNLDSAVAIRFIEQSADGLVFKSGGGITSHSTARAEYNELIEKIYVPIA from the coding sequence GTGAGTGTTTCTTATCCGCTGCTGAGCAGGCACGATGCCGCCTCTGCCATGAACCGCTACGGCACAGAGCAGAGGCCTTTTCTGTTCATTATTGATTATCACATGCAGAAATGCCGTGTAATTCCGATAGAGGAGGTGGCAACCGATGAAATTTTATACCAAATCGGGCATCTGACGAATGTCCATCAGCTAATATCAGCACTACCGAATCTGCATTTTGATAAATATCCGCTCAGTTTTGATGAATATTTGCGCAAATTTCAGGCAGTCATGCAACAAATTGCTATTGGGAATACCTATTTGCTGAATCTTACCTGTGCTACTCCCATATGCTCCAACCTTTCGTTGAAAGAGATTTTTGCGGTCAGTCGCGCCAAATACAAGTTGTGGGTTAGTGAGGAGTTTGTTTGCTTTTCTCCTGAAACTTTCGTGCAAATTATTGATAATCAAATTATTTCTTGCCCAATGAAGGGCACGATTAATGCCGCAACGCCCAATGCGGAAGCACTGATTATCAGCGACTTAAAAGAAACCGCCGAACATCATACGATTGTTGATTTGATTCGCAACGACCTGAGCATGGTAGCCAAAAAAGTTCGCGTAGAGAAGTTTCGCTATGTAGACACTATTCATGCACACGATAAAACGCTGCTGCAAGTCAGTTCGCGTATCGTTGGCGATTTACCCAAGGACTACGAGGCCCATATTGGCGATTTGTTGTTCCGTCTTTTGCCGGCGGGGTCTATCAGCGGTGCGCCCAAAGCCAAGACAACCGAAATTATAGCAGCAACGGAAGGTTATGATCGCGGCTACTACACAGGCATTTTTGGTATATTTGATGGTAAAAATTTAGACAGTGCAGTAGCGATTCGCTTTATTGAGCAATCAGCCGACGGCTTGGTATTCAAAAGCGGCGGAGGTATCACCTCACACAGTACTGCCCGCGCGGAGTACAACGAGCTTATTGAGAAAATATATGTCCCTATTGCTTGA
- a CDS encoding aminotransferase class IV, translating to MSLLLETIRVADRAFQNLSYHQQRLERSIQQHFPQVEPILLAEKLAIPDSLDNGVYKCRVLYDEKIRTIEFLPYTVRSVQSLALVSIPSDADYSSKWANRSWIEQLKQGTAADDILMVKNDLLTDTSYANIALWDGYEWFTPRLPLLEGTKRAQLLAEGILKTADIRPCELLDFQYLKLLNAMINFEESPTVSVSNIQ from the coding sequence ATGTCCCTATTGCTTGAAACCATACGGGTAGCTGACAGAGCGTTCCAAAACTTATCCTATCACCAGCAGCGACTGGAAAGAAGCATACAGCAGCATTTTCCCCAAGTAGAGCCTATTTTATTGGCAGAAAAACTTGCTATACCCGATAGTTTGGATAACGGCGTTTACAAATGCAGGGTTTTATATGATGAAAAAATCAGGACGATAGAATTTTTGCCTTATACTGTTCGTTCCGTACAGTCGCTGGCATTGGTTTCTATACCCTCCGATGCAGATTATTCCTCCAAATGGGCAAATCGCTCATGGATTGAGCAGTTGAAACAGGGCACCGCTGCCGATGATATTTTGATGGTAAAAAATGACTTACTGACCGATACAAGCTATGCCAATATTGCTCTTTGGGATGGATACGAATGGTTTACCCCGCGCTTGCCACTATTGGAAGGCACTAAACGCGCTCAATTGTTGGCAGAAGGCATTTTGAAAACAGCAGATATAAGACCTTGCGAATTGCTTGATTTTCAGTATCTTAAACTGTTGAATGCCATGATAAATTTTGAAGAGTCTCCCACAGTAAGTGTTAGTAATATTCAATAA
- a CDS encoding DUF5522 domain-containing protein: protein MKKNRPNSDNTPSGENIYYYIENGLIVFTETYLLKRGYCCKRICRHCPYGNSPKDRAAKEK from the coding sequence ATGAAAAAGAACCGACCCAATAGCGACAATACACCTTCGGGCGAAAATATTTACTACTATATAGAAAACGGGTTAATTGTATTTACAGAAACTTATCTTCTCAAACGTGGTTATTGTTGTAAACGCATCTGCCGCCACTGCCCTTACGGCAATTCTCCCAAAGACAGAGCCGCCAAAGAAAAATAA
- a CDS encoding DUF6787 family protein encodes MAEKNPIERLKERWGVTSGWHVAVILAVFACTGFSILYLKKLLLPLLGIGDDSSTTARILASVFVILPLYQVVLLIYGFIFGQFRFFWEFEKKMFRRIAAPFRRKTVEK; translated from the coding sequence ATGGCAGAAAAGAACCCGATTGAGCGCTTGAAGGAGCGATGGGGGGTAACAAGCGGATGGCATGTTGCAGTGATTTTGGCAGTGTTTGCCTGCACAGGGTTCAGCATTTTATATCTGAAAAAACTGCTGTTGCCGCTGTTGGGTATTGGCGATGATTCATCCACTACCGCACGCATTCTTGCTTCTGTATTTGTTATACTGCCATTGTATCAGGTAGTACTCCTGATTTATGGTTTTATTTTCGGACAATTTCGTTTTTTCTGGGAATTTGAGAAGAAGATGTTCCGCCGGATAGCAGCTCCTTTTCGCAGAAAAACCGTTGAAAAATAA